A region of Micromonospora chokoriensis DNA encodes the following proteins:
- the nucS gene encoding endonuclease NucS produces MRLVIAKCSVDYVGRLSAHLPPATRLLMVKADGSVSIHADDRAYKPLNWMSPPCRLEEAPGVWRVVNKAGEELRITLEEIFQDTSYELGVDPGLRKDGVEAHLQELLAANPETLGEGFTLVRREYMTAIGPVDLLCRDANSGAVAVEVKRRGDIDGVEQLTRYLELMNRDPLLSPVAGVFAAQEIKPQARVLATDRGIRCVVVDYDKLRGIEKDELTLF; encoded by the coding sequence GTGCGGTTGGTCATTGCGAAGTGCTCGGTGGACTACGTCGGACGGCTCTCGGCTCACCTGCCGCCGGCCACCCGGTTGCTGATGGTGAAGGCGGACGGGTCGGTGTCGATCCATGCCGACGACCGGGCGTACAAGCCGTTGAACTGGATGAGCCCGCCGTGCCGGTTGGAGGAGGCCCCCGGTGTGTGGCGGGTCGTCAACAAGGCCGGCGAGGAGTTGCGGATCACCCTGGAGGAGATCTTCCAGGACACCTCGTACGAGCTGGGTGTGGACCCGGGCCTGCGCAAGGACGGGGTGGAGGCGCACCTGCAGGAGCTGTTGGCCGCCAACCCCGAAACGCTGGGGGAGGGGTTCACGCTGGTCCGCCGCGAGTACATGACGGCGATCGGCCCGGTCGACCTGCTGTGCCGGGATGCCAACTCCGGTGCCGTCGCCGTCGAGGTCAAGCGGCGCGGCGACATCGACGGCGTGGAGCAGTTGACCCGCTATCTCGAGTTGATGAACCGTGACCCGCTGCTCAGCCCGGTCGCCGGGGTCTTCGCCGCGCAGGAGATCAAGCCGCAGGCCCGGGTGCTCGCCACCGACCGGGGCATCCGGTGCGTGGTCGTGGACTACGACAAGCTGCGGGGCATCGAGAAGGACGAGCTGACGCTGTTCTGA
- a CDS encoding aldehyde dehydrogenase family protein, with protein MTAVHVPGIPIIEAGQLVSTSPATGVEAGRLPVATDADVRQAVDRARVAGEWWAGLGFTGRRDRLLRWRALLAKRIEQLAEIVHVEGGKPVADAIVEIVTAIEHIDWAARNAARVLGPRRVRSRLILAEFSGHLEYQPHGVIGVIGPWNYPVFTPIGSAAYALAAGNAVVLKPSEYTPVVGQWLVDSFAEVVPEQPVFTAVHGLGDVGAALCRSRVDKLAFTGSTATARKVMAACAETLTPVLIEGGGKDAMIVDGDADLDAAAEACVWGGMTNAGQTCIGIERVYAVDSVFDTFVDKVVTRAGRLTVGGEGADIGPITMPKQIDVIRRHIDSAIASGGRAALGGPTAVQPPYVHPTVLVDVPEDSAAVQEETFGPTLTINRVRDADEAVTRANALPYGLGGSVFGRRRAVAIARRLRSGMASVNSTLTFAGMSTLPFGGVGDSGFGRIHGEDGLREFGRAKAITRRRARSLLPSMTFERTPTDMARLVKAIKVMYGR; from the coding sequence ATGACGGCTGTGCATGTCCCGGGCATCCCGATCATCGAGGCGGGTCAACTGGTGTCGACCAGCCCGGCCACCGGCGTCGAGGCCGGTCGCCTCCCCGTCGCCACCGACGCCGACGTGCGCCAGGCCGTCGACCGCGCCCGCGTCGCCGGCGAGTGGTGGGCCGGGCTCGGCTTCACCGGCCGCCGCGACCGGCTGCTGCGGTGGCGTGCCCTGCTCGCCAAGCGGATCGAGCAGTTGGCCGAGATCGTACATGTCGAGGGCGGCAAGCCGGTCGCCGACGCGATCGTCGAGATCGTCACCGCGATCGAGCACATCGACTGGGCCGCCCGCAACGCCGCCCGTGTGCTCGGCCCGCGCCGGGTGCGCTCCCGGCTCATCCTCGCCGAGTTCTCCGGGCACCTGGAATACCAGCCGCACGGCGTCATCGGCGTGATCGGGCCGTGGAACTATCCCGTCTTCACGCCGATCGGCTCCGCCGCGTACGCCCTCGCGGCCGGCAACGCGGTGGTGCTCAAGCCGAGCGAGTACACGCCCGTCGTCGGCCAGTGGCTGGTGGACAGCTTCGCCGAGGTGGTGCCCGAGCAGCCGGTGTTCACCGCCGTGCACGGTCTCGGCGACGTCGGTGCCGCGCTGTGCCGCTCCCGGGTCGACAAGCTGGCCTTCACCGGGTCCACCGCGACCGCCCGGAAGGTCATGGCCGCCTGCGCCGAGACGCTGACCCCGGTGCTGATCGAGGGCGGCGGCAAGGACGCCATGATCGTCGACGGCGACGCCGACCTGGACGCCGCCGCCGAGGCGTGCGTCTGGGGCGGCATGACCAACGCGGGGCAGACCTGCATCGGCATCGAGCGGGTGTACGCGGTCGACTCCGTCTTCGACACCTTCGTCGACAAGGTGGTGACCCGCGCCGGTCGGCTGACCGTCGGAGGAGAGGGCGCCGACATCGGCCCGATCACGATGCCGAAGCAGATCGACGTGATCCGCCGGCACATCGACTCCGCCATCGCCTCCGGCGGGCGTGCCGCACTCGGCGGTCCGACCGCGGTGCAGCCGCCGTACGTCCACCCGACAGTGCTCGTGGACGTCCCGGAGGATTCCGCCGCCGTCCAGGAGGAGACCTTCGGCCCCACGTTGACCATCAACCGGGTCCGCGACGCCGACGAGGCCGTCACACGCGCCAACGCCCTGCCGTACGGCCTGGGTGGTTCGGTCTTCGGCCGACGGCGCGCGGTGGCCATCGCGCGGCGGCTGCGCTCCGGAATGGCCTCGGTCAACTCCACCCTGACCTTCGCGGGCATGTCCACCCTGCCGTTCGGCGGGGTGGGTGACTCCGGCTTCGGGCGGATCCACGGCGAGGACGGGCTGCGCGAGTTCGGCCGGGCCAAGGCGATCACCCGACGTCGCGCCCGGTCGCTGCTGCCGTCGATGACCTTCGAACGGACGCCGACGGACATGGCCCGACTCGTCAAGGCGATCAAGGTGATGTACGGCAGGTGA
- a CDS encoding class I SAM-dependent methyltransferase, whose protein sequence is MGPNRLRYRLVDSDQSWSARRRRHRSDWLARTFPDLGDMHVVDLGGRLGTWQRATVRPARVTVVNLEQPPSVVPDWAHVEQADACDLPEHVTRGSYDMVFSNSVLEHVGGHERRLRFAASVRSLADRHWVQTPYRYFPIEPHWIAPGMQFLPVRLRTALARRWPLGHKPTPSHDAAIHQVLWTELLDRSQMRHYFPDSTMLVERVFGLPKSLIAVRTGS, encoded by the coding sequence ATGGGCCCCAATCGATTGCGCTACCGCCTTGTCGACAGTGACCAGTCGTGGAGCGCCCGTCGCCGTCGGCACCGCTCCGACTGGCTGGCCCGCACCTTCCCCGACCTCGGGGACATGCACGTCGTCGATCTCGGCGGCCGGCTCGGCACCTGGCAACGCGCCACCGTCCGGCCGGCCCGGGTGACGGTCGTCAACCTGGAGCAGCCCCCGTCCGTGGTTCCGGACTGGGCCCACGTCGAACAGGCCGACGCCTGCGACCTGCCGGAGCACGTCACCAGGGGCAGCTACGACATGGTCTTCTCGAACTCGGTGCTGGAGCACGTGGGCGGGCACGAACGCCGGTTGCGGTTCGCCGCCTCCGTCCGCTCGCTGGCCGACCGGCACTGGGTGCAGACGCCGTACCGCTACTTCCCCATCGAGCCACACTGGATCGCGCCGGGAATGCAGTTCCTACCGGTACGACTGCGCACCGCGCTCGCCCGACGCTGGCCGCTGGGGCACAAGCCGACGCCCAGCCACGACGCCGCCATCCACCAGGTGCTCTGGACCGAGTTGCTGGACCGCTCGCAGATGCGCCACTACTTCCCCGACTCGACGATGCTCGTCGAGCGGGTCTTCGGCCTGCCCAAGTCGCTGATCGCGGTGCGCACCGGCAGCTGA